One part of the Desulfurococcaceae archaeon genome encodes these proteins:
- a CDS encoding aldehyde ferredoxin oxidoreductase family protein, with protein sequence MDIFKLLSNVLYIDLTKKIFWTESREDLFSKWLGGIGVATQLYKEEVEGNIDPLGPENVIVFAVGPLTGVYPLASKTIAVFKSPLTNYFAESHAGGRSALAIRFAGYSAIVIKGASDRPIYIVIDDEKVRFRDASVLWGMRSTETVGGVLREVTAGAGHRTIMRIGRAGERLVRYASVVTETYRHFGRLGLGAVFGSKKLKALVIVGRRGFKVPNVPAYREVYEEVYSLAVKSLAMKKYHDLGTAANVLTLNSIKALPTRNFSSGYFEAAEEISGERLAETVLARRVACAGCPTACVHLAALREPYPEEPYFYKIKFVSYDYEPLYALGSNLGIKSREGFLKLVDVVEEEGLDAISTGVVLAWATEAYINGLISEKELLTRVNWGDYEAYIKVVRNIVMQPNEFYKTLALGVEEAAKRYGGLDYALAFNKVELAGYHTGPLYHISLLIGFRHSHLDAGAYSMDEEILVRGKQLPTPEEAVKRIVEEESWRQVLNSLVVCLFARGIYRPETVIKCFKPLNVEYTVEQLKELGRKIWLEKQLIKKSEGFNPLELRIPRRVLETPTSLGRIDEGYIKEALKHFNGILSTTSSETK encoded by the coding sequence GTGGACATCTTCAAGCTACTATCTAACGTACTCTACATAGACTTGACCAAGAAGATCTTCTGGACGGAGTCCAGGGAGGATCTTTTCAGCAAGTGGCTGGGCGGTATAGGGGTAGCCACGCAACTTTACAAAGAAGAGGTTGAAGGAAACATAGATCCACTGGGGCCCGAAAACGTCATAGTGTTCGCCGTGGGGCCCTTAACCGGGGTTTACCCGTTGGCTTCCAAGACGATTGCTGTGTTCAAGTCACCACTAACCAATTACTTCGCCGAGAGCCATGCGGGTGGTAGGTCAGCTCTAGCTATAAGATTTGCAGGTTATAGTGCAATAGTCATTAAAGGAGCTAGTGATAGGCCAATATACATCGTCATCGACGACGAGAAAGTAAGGTTTAGGGATGCCTCAGTGCTGTGGGGCATGAGGAGTACAGAGACCGTAGGCGGCGTTCTCAGGGAGGTTACCGCTGGTGCAGGACATAGAACTATAATGAGAATAGGTAGAGCCGGCGAAAGGCTGGTTAGATACGCTTCGGTGGTCACTGAAACGTATAGACACTTCGGTAGACTAGGGTTAGGGGCTGTTTTCGGTTCCAAAAAACTCAAGGCTTTGGTGATCGTAGGTCGTAGGGGATTTAAAGTACCCAACGTGCCCGCCTATAGGGAGGTCTATGAAGAGGTCTACTCCCTAGCGGTGAAATCACTGGCTATGAAAAAATACCACGATCTAGGCACAGCCGCTAACGTGCTAACTCTCAATAGCATTAAAGCGCTGCCCACTAGGAACTTCAGTTCAGGGTATTTCGAGGCGGCTGAAGAAATAAGCGGTGAAAGGTTAGCTGAAACCGTGCTCGCTAGAAGAGTGGCGTGTGCTGGATGTCCAACAGCATGCGTGCATTTAGCAGCCCTTCGAGAGCCCTACCCCGAAGAACCTTACTTCTACAAGATAAAGTTTGTATCCTACGACTACGAACCCCTCTACGCGCTCGGTTCCAATCTAGGAATAAAGAGTCGAGAGGGCTTCCTCAAACTAGTAGACGTTGTCGAAGAAGAGGGGTTAGACGCTATATCAACGGGTGTTGTGCTCGCATGGGCTACGGAAGCCTACATCAACGGCTTGATCAGCGAGAAGGAGCTCCTAACAAGAGTTAACTGGGGTGACTACGAAGCGTACATCAAGGTAGTAAGAAACATCGTAATGCAGCCTAACGAGTTCTACAAGACATTAGCACTAGGCGTCGAAGAAGCCGCTAAGAGGTATGGAGGACTTGACTATGCACTAGCATTCAATAAAGTAGAGTTAGCAGGTTACCACACTGGGCCTTTATATCACATCTCGTTGCTCATAGGCTTTAGGCACAGCCACTTAGACGCAGGCGCGTACTCCATGGACGAAGAGATACTAGTACGCGGTAAACAGTTACCTACGCCCGAAGAGGCTGTTAAGAGGATTGTCGAGGAAGAGTCGTGGAGGCAGGTACTCAATAGCCTAGTCGTGTGCCTCTTCGCTAGGGGTATATATAGGCCGGAAACAGTCATTAAATGCTTTAAGCCTCTTAACGTGGAGTACACGGTAGAGCAGCTCAAAGAGCTTGGTAGGAAAATATGGCTTGAGAAGCAATTAATAAAGAAATCCGAAGGCTTTAACCCGTTAGAGCTAAGAATACCCAGAAGGGTGCTGGAAACACCAACGTCCCTGGGCAGAATAGATGAGGGCTATATCAAGGAGGCCTTGAAGCATTTCAATGGTATCCTGTCAACTACGAGTAGCGAGACGAAATAG
- a CDS encoding 4Fe-4S binding protein, which yields MKRLVITDVNKCVGCQLCILACSRRFGVAGYNKSAIWVRSAGGFERGFTIVVCRACEDPPCARACPVEAIRVRSGGGVIVDFNKCIGCGFCKEACDIGAVQWDYDVNKPMICTHCGYCVPFCPHGVLALEEVV from the coding sequence ATGAAGCGCTTAGTGATCACGGATGTTAACAAGTGTGTTGGTTGCCAGCTGTGCATACTCGCCTGTAGTAGGAGGTTCGGTGTTGCCGGTTACAATAAATCAGCCATATGGGTTAGGAGCGCTGGAGGCTTTGAGCGGGGTTTTACGATAGTGGTCTGCAGAGCGTGCGAAGATCCTCCGTGTGCCAGGGCCTGCCCAGTTGAAGCCATAAGAGTTAGGAGTGGTGGAGGAGTAATAGTGGATTTCAATAAGTGCATTGGATGTGGTTTTTGCAAAGAAGCGTGTGATATAGGAGCTGTTCAGTGGGATTACGATGTCAACAAACCAATGATATGTACCCATTGCGGTTATTGCGTACCGTTCTGTCCTCATGGCGTGCTTGCTCTGGAGGAGGTGGTCTAA
- a CDS encoding ABC transporter ATP-binding protein, translating to MIVVRNLRTCLGSFCLDNVSFDVADGTVLIVVGPNGSGKTTLLECISGIRRVESGKIVIDDIDVTYLPPERRRVGYVPSDYGLFPGMTVEKNILLAFRKSKGMTLEQLQRIVHLLQIGELMGKNVESLSSGQKQRVAIARALASNPRVLLLDEPTSALDPATKEYFKRSFRAVIKDVFNDFNVPVIYTTHDLPEARSVGDKLAVINDGVIEQVGSVNEVFENPRTRFIAEFLGYNVLEGHVIAVRDNHLFINVKNVTLVAQCAGNGWNAPKDVIVVIKPQDITLFSAKEQLSSHRRDEYTVLRGVVRNAHIEGSTAKVEVVVNGFSLKAETGLDHWERLRAKPGDGIYVQIDAFKVKVLPSTK from the coding sequence ATGATAGTAGTCCGGAACCTACGTACCTGTCTTGGATCTTTCTGTCTGGATAACGTAAGTTTTGATGTGGCGGACGGCACGGTCCTCATTGTTGTAGGTCCGAACGGCTCGGGGAAAACAACACTACTAGAGTGCATTTCGGGCATACGCCGAGTAGAGTCCGGGAAAATAGTTATTGATGATATAGATGTCACCTACCTTCCACCAGAGAGGAGGAGGGTGGGCTACGTACCGTCAGATTACGGCTTATTTCCGGGCATGACCGTTGAAAAGAACATCTTACTGGCATTTAGGAAGTCGAAAGGGATGACCTTGGAGCAACTTCAAAGAATCGTACACTTATTGCAGATTGGAGAGCTAATGGGCAAGAATGTCGAGTCTTTGAGCTCTGGTCAAAAACAGAGAGTCGCTATTGCGAGGGCCTTAGCTTCCAACCCCCGTGTTTTACTCCTAGATGAACCCACATCAGCTCTTGACCCAGCCACCAAGGAATACTTTAAAAGAAGCTTTCGCGCGGTTATCAAAGACGTATTCAACGATTTCAATGTACCTGTAATTTACACCACCCACGACCTACCAGAAGCAAGAAGTGTTGGCGACAAATTGGCAGTGATAAATGACGGGGTCATTGAACAGGTAGGTAGCGTTAACGAGGTATTTGAAAATCCGAGAACAAGGTTTATTGCTGAGTTCTTAGGCTACAATGTACTGGAAGGACACGTAATTGCGGTTCGTGACAATCACCTTTTCATCAACGTTAAAAACGTTACTTTAGTGGCCCAATGTGCCGGAAACGGGTGGAATGCGCCTAAGGACGTCATTGTAGTGATTAAGCCCCAGGACATCACGTTGTTCAGTGCGAAAGAACAACTATCATCGCACCGGAGAGATGAGTATACTGTTCTTAGGGGGGTTGTGAGGAACGCGCACATAGAGGGATCTACGGCCAAGGTTGAAGTAGTGGTCAATGGTTTCAGCTTGAAGGCGGAGACCGGCTTAGACCATTGGGAAAGGCTTCGTGCCAAGCCTGGAGACGGGATATACGTACAGATCGATGCCTTTAAAGTCAAAGTACTCCCGAGCACGAAATGA
- a CDS encoding ABC transporter permease subunit: MKFQPNAFNALNYVLLLLFLLFFLLVLVSPAAFVKPDGMIRSLLSDEIGYALALSILTATCSTLISVVIGLPAAYALSRFNFPGKKVVEGFLDVPLSLPPVALGASLLIFFSKNPLGIFINENLVRFVFEVPGIIVAQFVVVSPITMKILKEVFDGIPVRYEWMARVLGYSHVEAFLYVVLPLAKHGVLAATLLSWAKALGEFGATMMLAGATRFKTETLPIALYLKLAEADLEGVAVIIYVLVTTACIVTIAARKFLTKVSMT; encoded by the coding sequence GTGAAATTCCAGCCCAATGCTTTTAATGCACTGAACTATGTACTGCTACTACTATTCCTACTGTTCTTCCTACTTGTTTTAGTGTCTCCCGCTGCCTTTGTGAAACCCGATGGTATGATACGTAGTCTCCTCTCCGATGAGATCGGATATGCGCTCGCGCTCTCGATCCTGACAGCCACGTGCTCCACGTTAATATCCGTAGTAATAGGTTTACCGGCGGCTTATGCACTATCACGGTTCAACTTTCCCGGGAAGAAAGTCGTTGAGGGGTTCCTTGACGTCCCGCTGTCCCTGCCCCCAGTAGCTCTTGGCGCATCACTCCTTATATTCTTCTCAAAGAATCCACTGGGTATATTTATAAACGAAAACTTAGTTAGGTTCGTGTTCGAGGTTCCGGGCATTATTGTAGCTCAATTTGTCGTTGTAAGTCCTATAACGATGAAAATATTGAAAGAGGTTTTTGACGGCATTCCAGTACGTTACGAGTGGATGGCCAGGGTCCTCGGGTACTCACACGTAGAGGCTTTCTTATACGTGGTATTGCCTCTTGCAAAACATGGTGTACTCGCGGCAACTCTATTATCTTGGGCCAAGGCTTTAGGCGAGTTCGGGGCAACAATGATGCTAGCAGGCGCTACTAGATTTAAAACGGAAACGCTACCCATTGCCCTCTACCTGAAGCTGGCTGAAGCCGACTTGGAGGGAGTTGCGGTGATAATATATGTTCTAGTAACTACGGCGTGCATCGTAACAATAGCCGCGAGGAAGTTCCTAACGAAGGTGTCCATGACATGA
- the modA gene encoding molybdate ABC transporter substrate-binding protein: MHISNRHLYAVIFVLGFITVLGISVLYQQLHGASEKREEIVVFAGAAAAPVYKEVARAFESKYNVKVTLHLGGSGTLLSTIEITQTGDVYIPGSPEFLLAAREKGVVDFSEHPPKVLAYLVPAIIVQKGNPKNISKIEDLTKPGVRVGLGDPEVVCIGLYAKEMLEKIGIWEGVYKNVVVYAASCEHVAQLIYTGAVDAVIGWHVFYYWNPEKSDIVWIEPSKITRIGYIAGAVTKFARNREWALRFLDFLASEEAQGIWRKYGYFPTLEEAKKYAPSAEVEELT; this comes from the coding sequence ATGCATATCTCGAACCGCCACCTGTACGCTGTAATATTCGTACTAGGCTTTATCACAGTACTGGGTATTAGTGTTCTCTATCAGCAACTCCACGGTGCTTCAGAGAAGCGGGAGGAAATAGTAGTGTTTGCGGGTGCAGCCGCTGCACCTGTTTATAAAGAGGTTGCTCGGGCTTTCGAGTCAAAGTATAATGTCAAGGTTACACTTCACTTGGGGGGTTCGGGGACCCTTCTATCAACCATCGAGATCACGCAAACTGGTGATGTGTACATCCCTGGATCACCAGAATTCCTCCTAGCGGCTAGGGAAAAAGGTGTTGTTGACTTCTCAGAACACCCGCCAAAGGTACTGGCCTACCTGGTTCCTGCAATTATTGTCCAAAAGGGGAATCCCAAAAACATTTCGAAAATTGAGGATCTCACAAAACCCGGTGTTCGTGTTGGGTTGGGAGACCCCGAAGTCGTATGCATCGGGCTCTACGCGAAGGAAATGCTGGAGAAGATCGGCATCTGGGAAGGTGTGTACAAGAACGTCGTGGTATACGCAGCTAGCTGCGAACACGTGGCTCAACTGATTTACACAGGCGCGGTTGATGCTGTCATCGGATGGCATGTTTTTTACTACTGGAACCCGGAGAAAAGTGACATCGTGTGGATCGAGCCCTCGAAGATCACCAGAATAGGCTATATTGCCGGAGCGGTGACGAAGTTCGCTAGAAATAGGGAATGGGCTTTGAGGTTCCTAGATTTTCTGGCCTCCGAGGAAGCACAGGGTATCTGGAGGAAGTACGGTTACTTCCCGACACTCGAAGAGGCCAAGAAATATGCGCCCAGCGCCGAGGTGGAGGAGCTGACGTGA
- a CDS encoding restriction endonuclease → MINAINCCGHAGETVLSINEILGDDFKSYVAYYAILKLRSLLTCDFVNYRYYLVFNGGKGVYIDGIIRDFYTNAMYELSRGFTGKKLVEALNHLVEVANYVFREYGKLYVVGISYGSFDECVEGLHKAYAILESFEADHYEQLSKGYVSVTSGFVKHVDQDSITKLESEVLPAIRAGTIPTSYTSRAGSREVYVRVGEHKRVFETLKRFNVVFEAGADSYIVPAPLLEGKLFEQSSRRDVQLQAIHAFTAFKPVKCSELQGYSLPPSREILEGLVARILGGFGFKVYVNVKLPNKAGGETEADAWAVRGDFRVYVSCKNWSSSVGRGVVEEEFGRVYNLREVPQLKVLVVGNMSDEARRTALADGFYVVELGTKAQAGNLEEVCETVQDGLMKIFTSIALPQLSQAYKLLGEIKAKVEELRKLEMLIEDLKRTLSESAVS, encoded by the coding sequence GTGATCAATGCGATTAATTGTTGTGGACATGCCGGTGAGACCGTGCTGAGTATTAACGAGATTCTCGGGGACGATTTCAAGAGCTATGTAGCATACTATGCTATTTTGAAACTGAGAAGTCTCCTAACATGTGATTTCGTGAATTACCGATACTACTTGGTATTCAATGGTGGTAAAGGAGTGTACATTGACGGCATCATCAGGGACTTCTATACTAATGCGATGTATGAGTTATCGAGGGGCTTTACCGGTAAGAAACTCGTTGAAGCCTTAAACCACCTAGTTGAAGTTGCTAACTACGTTTTCAGGGAGTACGGGAAGCTGTATGTAGTCGGGATCTCTTATGGGAGCTTCGATGAGTGTGTTGAGGGGCTCCACAAAGCCTACGCCATACTAGAATCCTTCGAAGCAGACCACTATGAGCAACTTAGCAAAGGCTACGTTTCGGTGACTAGTGGTTTCGTAAAGCATGTAGACCAGGACTCAATTACTAAACTTGAATCGGAGGTATTGCCGGCGATAAGGGCTGGTACTATCCCGACCAGTTACACAAGTAGAGCCGGATCTAGAGAAGTGTATGTCCGCGTAGGAGAGCATAAGAGGGTGTTCGAAACACTAAAGCGGTTCAATGTGGTGTTCGAAGCAGGTGCGGATAGCTACATAGTACCCGCACCACTGCTTGAAGGCAAGTTATTCGAGCAATCGAGCCGCCGTGACGTCCAGTTGCAAGCCATACACGCGTTCACCGCTTTTAAGCCCGTCAAGTGTTCCGAGCTCCAAGGATACTCTCTTCCGCCTTCAAGGGAGATCCTTGAAGGCCTAGTTGCGAGGATACTCGGGGGTTTTGGTTTTAAGGTCTATGTAAACGTAAAGCTACCGAATAAAGCCGGTGGCGAAACAGAGGCCGACGCATGGGCCGTTAGAGGGGATTTCAGGGTATACGTTTCATGCAAGAACTGGTCTTCGAGTGTTGGGAGGGGTGTAGTAGAAGAGGAGTTCGGCAGAGTTTACAACCTCAGAGAAGTACCACAATTAAAAGTGCTCGTTGTAGGGAACATGAGTGATGAAGCTAGGAGAACGGCATTGGCAGATGGCTTTTACGTGGTGGAGTTAGGTACTAAAGCCCAGGCCGGCAACTTAGAGGAGGTCTGTGAAACCGTACAAGACGGCCTCATGAAGATTTTCACTTCAATTGCACTACCACAGTTATCACAGGCATATAAGCTACTAGGAGAGATAAAGGCGAAAGTTGAAGAGCTGAGGAAGCTTGAGATGCTGATTGAGGACTTGAAGCGAACGCTGAGTGAGAGCGCGGTTTCGTGA
- a CDS encoding right-handed parallel beta-helix repeat-containing protein, with the protein MNNSSRVKRAIFALITICALISPFLAPPAVLAGGKRIVVPTDYPDIQTALDHANDGDVIAVLSGTYSGFEVKKSVAIIGENDETVVVKGPIRVYANDVKISTMHIVLQDYTEKNPAALWTQANNTVLVGVNIESAGNGILIGNASFRASISVERSRILAGLNYDHSSGVTAYLCSSLSVYYSNITLIKGNLGINSCKQLQIMHSTIVTPGTGISISMFADQVEISGNTIRASDTGIHVGASGGVFSSNVIASNGTGIYMERVRGNTIANNTIHGSGIGIQANGDNNLIVGNYITSGGPAIELRGSGNVITNNTLAGSRGINGLVAYGNIIAFNFINQTGSIGIYLSKQSTDNVVFGNTFWLCYNYNAADESGKNQWYVENETLKMGNYWYDHIEPDKDNDGIVDVPYVIATTLDVQILDKYPLTKPVHPITYVTTTTAYTTSYTPTQTTSFITTTQIPTTTQLTTPETTTQETSIPVEEGSSLVMISVAVVILLLILGVAVFLVRKRS; encoded by the coding sequence TTGAATAATAGTAGCAGGGTAAAGAGGGCAATTTTCGCATTGATAACCATATGCGCGCTGATCTCGCCGTTCCTGGCACCCCCTGCAGTTTTAGCAGGAGGAAAACGTATAGTTGTTCCCACGGATTACCCCGATATACAGACGGCACTAGATCATGCGAATGATGGAGATGTAATCGCGGTTCTAAGCGGGACATACAGCGGTTTTGAGGTCAAGAAGAGTGTCGCGATCATTGGAGAGAACGACGAAACAGTTGTTGTTAAGGGACCTATTAGAGTTTACGCCAACGATGTTAAAATATCCACAATGCACATTGTCCTCCAGGACTACACCGAGAAAAATCCCGCTGCCTTGTGGACACAAGCAAATAACACCGTCTTAGTTGGAGTTAACATAGAAAGCGCTGGAAACGGAATCCTAATAGGCAATGCAAGCTTTCGAGCCAGCATAAGCGTAGAGCGATCCAGAATACTTGCAGGTTTAAATTATGATCATTCCAGCGGGGTAACAGCGTATCTTTGCTCATCTCTCAGCGTGTATTATTCAAATATAACCTTGATAAAGGGCAACCTCGGCATTAATAGCTGTAAGCAATTACAAATAATGCACAGCACGATCGTGACTCCTGGAACCGGAATTTCAATTAGCATGTTTGCCGATCAAGTCGAGATCTCCGGCAACACTATAAGGGCATCCGACACAGGAATACACGTGGGTGCCTCTGGCGGCGTTTTTAGCTCAAATGTGATCGCGAGTAATGGAACCGGAATCTACATGGAACGAGTACGCGGTAACACGATCGCAAATAACACGATTCACGGATCTGGCATTGGCATACAAGCTAATGGTGATAATAACCTTATTGTGGGTAATTACATAACGTCGGGAGGGCCAGCGATAGAGCTGCGGGGTTCTGGTAACGTGATTACCAATAACACCCTCGCGGGGAGTAGAGGCATTAATGGGCTAGTGGCTTATGGCAACATCATAGCCTTCAATTTCATTAACCAGACGGGTAGCATCGGCATTTACCTATCTAAGCAGAGTACTGATAACGTAGTGTTCGGTAACACGTTTTGGCTCTGTTACAATTATAATGCAGCAGATGAAAGTGGAAAGAACCAGTGGTATGTAGAAAACGAGACCCTAAAAATGGGCAACTACTGGTATGACCACATCGAGCCGGATAAAGATAACGACGGAATAGTGGATGTGCCCTACGTAATAGCAACGACGCTAGATGTACAAATACTCGACAAGTATCCGCTCACTAAGCCCGTTCACCCCATAACTTACGTGACTACAACCACCGCGTATACAACATCATATACACCCACTCAGACAACGTCATTCATCACGACAACACAAATACCGACAACTACTCAATTAACGACTCCAGAGACGACCACCCAAGAAACCTCAATACCGGTGGAGGAAGGGTCTAGCCTAGTAATGATTTCTGTAGCGGTGGTGATATTACTACTGATACTGGGCGTTGCGGTGTTCCTAGTTAGGAAAAGGTCATAA
- a CDS encoding radical SAM protein gives MDSGAPILGARKLKVSKLLAVKAVPRFYRVDDPHVHLNNFKETTGNAVGIYVHIPFCRSLCVFCPYFKDVLRDYRELEAYFKALLKEVEVYGKLLEEKNPSIVEIHVGGGTPSLVPPRLYRELADSLSQFFNVKCGISIEANPEDLRSYRAVEELYSAGIDEVSIGVQSFDERVLRSLGRKHSTEDSAKAVENSIKAGYKWVNVDLMFLAPNIRGYAELTLEEKLEAFRKDLEKGHELGAHQITFYPTIIPSSSPGYRLVELGKVSQELDYVDAFIDMALDFVKDKNLYLVRVYSASRKRYEYATVNLEMVGPLIGLGAGAWGNTGLYQYVNIHDVVTYISTTEKGLPPAAYSRNLSLASRTWRLFFDQLSTAEVREDLFKFTGFKNMPLKVRFLLKAMELNGTVERVGGIYRLTRRGIKEVYKSVINYVIDVPVKATEMFTRISRSGKYPEVVEIK, from the coding sequence ATGGATTCAGGTGCACCTATACTCGGCGCGAGGAAGCTCAAAGTGAGCAAACTACTGGCAGTGAAGGCCGTGCCAAGGTTCTATAGGGTAGATGATCCACACGTGCACCTGAATAACTTCAAGGAGACTACCGGCAACGCTGTCGGTATCTACGTTCACATACCTTTCTGCAGATCTTTGTGCGTGTTTTGTCCATACTTTAAGGACGTGCTTAGGGATTACCGTGAACTTGAGGCGTACTTCAAGGCCTTGCTTAAAGAAGTTGAAGTTTATGGCAAATTGCTCGAGGAGAAGAACCCGAGCATTGTCGAGATCCACGTAGGTGGTGGGACACCTAGCCTCGTTCCACCGAGACTGTACAGGGAGCTCGCGGACAGTCTTTCACAGTTCTTCAACGTTAAATGCGGTATTAGTATAGAAGCTAATCCCGAGGACTTAAGGAGCTACAGGGCTGTTGAGGAGCTTTACTCTGCCGGCATTGACGAGGTTAGTATAGGCGTTCAGAGCTTTGATGAAAGGGTGCTCAGGTCTCTCGGTAGAAAGCACTCCACCGAGGACTCCGCTAAGGCAGTTGAAAATAGCATTAAGGCTGGTTATAAGTGGGTTAACGTAGACCTGATGTTCCTCGCGCCGAACATCAGGGGCTACGCGGAGCTTACACTAGAGGAGAAGCTAGAAGCGTTCAGGAAGGACCTAGAAAAGGGTCACGAACTGGGCGCTCACCAGATTACCTTCTACCCGACAATTATACCAAGCAGTTCCCCAGGTTACAGGCTGGTAGAACTCGGAAAGGTTAGCCAGGAACTCGATTACGTAGATGCATTTATCGACATGGCCTTGGACTTCGTCAAGGACAAAAACCTCTACTTAGTAAGGGTTTACTCGGCCTCCAGGAAGCGCTATGAGTACGCAACTGTAAACCTAGAGATGGTAGGGCCCTTGATAGGTCTTGGTGCGGGAGCGTGGGGCAATACCGGCCTTTACCAGTACGTTAACATACACGATGTAGTTACATACATAAGCACGACGGAGAAGGGCTTACCCCCCGCCGCCTACTCAAGGAATCTCAGCCTGGCGTCTAGGACATGGAGGCTCTTCTTTGACCAGCTAAGTACAGCAGAGGTCAGGGAAGATCTCTTTAAGTTCACGGGTTTTAAAAACATGCCGCTTAAAGTAAGGTTCCTCTTGAAAGCAATGGAGTTAAATGGCACAGTTGAAAGGGTAGGAGGCATATACAGGTTAACGAGACGCGGTATTAAGGAGGTATACAAATCGGTCATTAACTACGTTATTGATGTACCGGTCAAGGCTACGGAAATGTTTACACGGATATCTAGATCTGGAAAGTACCCAGAAGTAGTCGAGATAAAGTAG
- a CDS encoding DMT family transporter — protein sequence MDLLAAMMPVVLAVLNSLDPAIIYRYAKEAPPFLFTFVKATLALAFVSILVVLSGVHLEISPSYAVFLATLSGILGPGVGDATYTRSIQLLGGSLAVVVGFTYIFFAQGLSALILHEAVGFNAVIGAILAFTGVTVTSLDRRRGIYSLKGLIYALIAAICWSLAVVLVKAVQEYFNALLLAFLRITSALLTMPLISTIYGERKTFTKGFFVAATISGVLGWGVGMILYIQSVYLLGISVTTIALALTPVLSQITTKVISREKASLNVFIGALLVTLGITLQVFH from the coding sequence GTGGATTTGCTAGCGGCGATGATGCCGGTAGTACTTGCAGTACTTAACAGTCTCGACCCCGCTATCATATACAGGTATGCGAAGGAGGCGCCACCTTTCCTATTTACATTCGTCAAGGCCACGCTGGCATTAGCGTTTGTAAGCATACTAGTAGTTTTGAGTGGAGTGCACTTAGAGATCTCACCGTCTTATGCAGTTTTCTTAGCCACCTTATCGGGTATTCTGGGTCCTGGTGTAGGCGATGCTACATATACTCGTTCAATACAGCTACTCGGCGGATCCTTAGCCGTAGTCGTCGGCTTTACTTACATATTCTTTGCGCAGGGGCTTTCAGCATTGATACTTCACGAGGCGGTTGGTTTTAATGCCGTAATTGGGGCAATACTGGCTTTCACGGGAGTGACGGTGACTTCGCTCGATCGGAGGAGGGGTATTTACAGTTTAAAGGGCTTAATCTACGCGCTTATAGCAGCAATATGCTGGAGCTTAGCGGTTGTATTGGTGAAAGCAGTACAGGAGTACTTCAATGCGCTGTTACTGGCATTTCTGAGAATAACATCAGCTCTTCTAACCATGCCACTTATAAGCACGATATACGGCGAGAGAAAGACGTTTACTAAAGGCTTTTTCGTGGCAGCAACTATTTCCGGCGTACTTGGTTGGGGGGTAGGCATGATCCTATACATACAGTCAGTGTACCTACTAGGAATATCTGTCACCACCATAGCGCTAGCGCTTACGCCAGTGCTCTCGCAGATTACCACCAAAGTGATCTCCAGGGAAAAGGCTTCTTTAAATGTCTTCATCGGTGCACTACTAGTTACACTCGGTATAACACTACAGGTTTTTCACTAG